In the Chloroflexota bacterium genome, one interval contains:
- the nifS gene encoding cysteine desulfurase NifS: MAPETIYLDHAATTATDPRVVEAMLPYFNTAYGNPSSIYRLGRAALEGVDEARETVASLLGAKRKEIVFTSGGSEADNLAIKGVAFAQRDAGKGNHIITSAIEHHAVLHAVEYLEHFGFEITILPVDSTGLVAVADLRAALRPTTVLVSIMAANNEIGTIQPIAELGAVCREHNVLFHTDAVQLIGAQPINVKELNVDLLSLTAHKFYGPKGVGALYMRRGVPLLPLINGGSQERRLRAGTENVPGIVGLAKALQLAVDELPQSSNQLTSLRDRLISGIEAAIPHVYLNGHRSQRLPNNVNMSFDFIEGESMLLLLDQQGIYASSGSACTSGSLDPSHVLMALGLSAERAHGSLRMTLGRENTAEQIERVLALLPPIVERLRAVSPMYRHFLAEQTVY, encoded by the coding sequence ATGGCTCCGGAAACAATTTATTTAGATCATGCAGCGACGACTGCGACCGATCCAAGGGTGGTTGAGGCCATGCTGCCCTACTTCAACACGGCCTATGGCAATCCATCAAGCATCTATCGACTTGGCCGCGCAGCGCTCGAAGGCGTAGATGAAGCCCGCGAAACCGTTGCGAGTTTGCTGGGAGCAAAACGCAAAGAAATTGTGTTTACTAGCGGTGGCTCCGAAGCCGATAATTTGGCGATCAAGGGCGTGGCGTTTGCTCAGCGTGATGCAGGCAAAGGCAATCACATCATCACTAGCGCCATCGAGCATCATGCGGTGCTGCATGCGGTGGAATATCTCGAACACTTTGGCTTTGAAATCACGATTTTGCCGGTCGATAGCACGGGCTTGGTTGCCGTGGCCGATTTACGAGCGGCACTGCGCCCAACCACGGTGTTGGTCAGCATTATGGCCGCCAACAACGAGATTGGCACGATTCAGCCGATTGCCGAATTGGGCGCGGTTTGTCGCGAGCACAATGTGCTGTTTCATACCGATGCAGTGCAGTTGATCGGGGCGCAACCAATTAATGTTAAAGAATTGAATGTTGATTTATTAAGCTTAACTGCGCATAAATTTTATGGGCCAAAAGGCGTAGGCGCGTTGTATATGCGGCGTGGCGTGCCCTTGCTACCGTTGATTAATGGTGGCTCGCAGGAACGGCGTTTACGTGCTGGCACCGAAAATGTGCCTGGGATCGTTGGGCTAGCCAAAGCTTTGCAACTTGCCGTCGATGAATTGCCACAGAGTAGCAACCAACTAACCAGCCTGCGTGATCGGCTGATTAGCGGAATTGAAGCAGCGATTCCGCATGTCTACTTAAACGGCCATCGCAGCCAGCGTTTGCCCAATAATGTCAACATGTCGTTTGATTTTATTGAGGGCGAAAGCATGTTGCTGTTGCTTGATCAACAGGGCATTTATGCCTCAAGTGGTTCGGCCTGCACCAGCGGTTCGCTTGACCCATCGCATGTGCTGATGGCCTTGGGCTTGAGTGCCGAACGCGCCCATGGCAGCCTGCGCATGACCCTTGGCCGCGAGAACACTGCCGAGCAAATCGAGCGCGTATTAGCCTTGTTGCCGCCAATCGTCGAGCGTTTACGGGCAGTTTCGCCGATGTATCGCCATTTCTTGGCGGAGCAAACTGTTTACTAA
- a CDS encoding NAD(P)-dependent glycerol-3-phosphate dehydrogenase → MNQRLDVAVIGTGNWGTTLALVLARGGRNVTLFGRNQAEVAQLQAAGENSRFLPGQRFPANLGLAYDLALAAQAQVILLAVPSKTIRSNALQLAPQLAADSIILSCAKGIESGSLETMSEVLAEALAPHPRGLIGALSGPNIANEIAKGLPATSVVALSDDQAGQRAQSLLTTNLLRIYRSSDVVGVELGGALKNIVALGAGICDGMGLGDNAKAAFITRGLAEMTRLGMARGAHPLTFAGLAGLGDLIATCASPHSRNRRLGEALARGQSLETALAQLGQVAEGVNTTATARQLAQQYGVELPIADELYRVLFEGKSPQQAGLDLMQRDPKNELAGLQGLFSI, encoded by the coding sequence ATGAACCAACGGCTTGATGTAGCTGTGATTGGCACTGGCAATTGGGGCACAACTTTAGCCTTGGTTTTGGCTCGCGGCGGGCGGAATGTCACGCTATTTGGCCGCAACCAAGCTGAAGTTGCTCAATTGCAAGCTGCTGGCGAAAACAGCCGCTTTTTGCCTGGGCAGCGCTTTCCTGCAAATTTGGGCTTGGCCTATGATCTGGCGCTGGCCGCTCAAGCCCAAGTTATTCTCCTCGCTGTGCCTTCGAAAACAATTCGCAGCAATGCGCTTCAACTTGCCCCACAGCTCGCCGCCGATAGCATTATTTTGAGTTGCGCCAAAGGTATCGAGTCGGGCAGCCTTGAAACGATGAGCGAAGTGCTGGCTGAGGCACTTGCGCCGCACCCACGCGGCTTGATTGGGGCGCTTTCGGGGCCAAATATTGCCAACGAAATTGCCAAAGGCTTGCCTGCAACCAGTGTTGTAGCGTTAAGTGATGATCAAGCTGGTCAGCGGGCGCAGAGCTTGCTCACCACCAATCTGCTGCGGATCTATCGTTCGAGCGATGTGGTTGGGGTTGAACTGGGCGGGGCACTCAAAAATATTGTGGCGCTCGGCGCGGGCATTTGCGATGGCATGGGCTTGGGCGATAATGCTAAAGCAGCGTTTATCACCCGTGGTTTGGCCGAAATGACCCGCTTGGGCATGGCACGCGGCGCACATCCGCTGACCTTTGCAGGCTTGGCGGGCTTAGGCGATTTAATTGCCACGTGTGCCTCGCCGCACAGCCGCAACCGCCGCTTGGGTGAAGCCTTAGCACGCGGCCAATCGCTCGAAACGGCCTTGGCGCAGCTTGGGCAGGTGGCCGAAGGCGTGAATACCACCGCCACAGCACGACAACTTGCTCAACAGTATGGCGTTGAATTGCCAATTGCTGATGAGTTGTATCGAGTATTATTTGAGGGCAAATCGCCACAGCAAGCAG